From Deltaproteobacteria bacterium, the proteins below share one genomic window:
- a CDS encoding AgmX/PglI C-terminal domain-containing protein, with amino-acid sequence MEAKKLALENLDGVVVRTLAWPSDESDVLTVIRRKDTRRVELMTTLAGLNAERIEFETLGTIDRKDLETGMITIAGIGRLVPTSPTSRTLENVRLRQDSDNLWRGSVGAVLMGAIIFMSVLASRPKDNPKIEQELKQQVVQIIKRIQVKPQPVQSKVSDTRTETPKETTKVVNKAASIKRMGALAVFGQMKNGAQKGGVNLGAVNTTAGPGLGGNAGSGGVQTSIYGKGLVAAPLGAGGNMQGGGGYGTKGKGGGQAGYGQISLVGSAGTAPIPLGREAIIGGGLDRDLIADVINRNLGQIRFCYEQGLQGDPALAGRVAVDFTIGGNGQVKVANVGSTTLNSKLVEDCILLRLKTWKFPLPEGGADVKVSYPFALRRTGQG; translated from the coding sequence ATGGAAGCAAAGAAATTAGCACTAGAAAATTTGGATGGCGTTGTCGTTCGCACTTTGGCTTGGCCAAGCGACGAGTCGGACGTGCTCACAGTCATTCGCCGCAAAGATACTCGCCGTGTCGAACTTATGACGACGTTGGCGGGATTAAATGCCGAACGCATCGAGTTCGAAACGCTAGGTACCATTGATCGAAAAGATCTGGAAACAGGGATGATCACGATTGCTGGCATCGGCCGACTTGTTCCAACTTCGCCAACTTCGCGAACTTTGGAAAACGTTCGGTTGCGACAAGACTCGGACAATCTTTGGCGCGGGTCGGTTGGTGCCGTTTTGATGGGTGCGATAATCTTCATGTCGGTTTTGGCCTCACGACCGAAAGACAACCCGAAGATCGAACAAGAATTGAAACAGCAGGTCGTGCAAATCATTAAGCGAATTCAGGTGAAACCGCAGCCAGTGCAAAGCAAAGTTTCTGACACACGCACGGAGACGCCGAAAGAAACGACGAAAGTTGTCAACAAAGCTGCATCGATAAAACGAATGGGTGCGCTTGCTGTTTTTGGTCAGATGAAAAATGGAGCCCAAAAAGGTGGAGTGAATCTCGGAGCAGTTAACACCACTGCAGGACCTGGTTTAGGTGGAAACGCCGGCTCTGGGGGCGTTCAAACTTCAATTTATGGCAAGGGCCTCGTTGCGGCACCCCTTGGCGCCGGAGGCAATATGCAAGGTGGCGGCGGGTATGGCACCAAAGGTAAAGGCGGGGGACAGGCCGGTTACGGCCAGATCTCTCTCGTCGGTTCCGCAGGTACAGCACCAATTCCACTTGGTCGTGAGGCGATTATCGGTGGTGGTCTTGACCGCGATCTTATTGCGGATGTCATCAATCGAAATCTTGGACAGATCCGTTTTTGCTACGAGCAGGGTCTGCAAGGCGATCCGGCGTTGGCTGGACGGGTAGCAGTTGATTTCACGATCGGCGGTAACGGCCAAGTGAAGGTTGCAAACGTAGGCTCAACAACTTTGAATTCCAAGCTTGTTGAAGATTGCATTCTACTTCGTTTGAAAACTTGGAAGTTTCCACTGCCCGAGGGTGGAGCTGACGTAAAGGTATCTTATCCATTTGCACTTCGCCGTACGGGCCAGGGCTAA
- a CDS encoding MotA/TolQ/ExbB proton channel family protein, which yields MEMLSKIATAFEHGGFWMWPILGFQLASIAIMIERAVALFGKRKVSQMTFVSTFEDAVRRGEMETVIQKAEAAKATSPVARAVSAGAVVARSFGGREEIQGKMDEVLLHENALLDKRVGFLAMLGNVATLTGLLGTITGMIKSFAAVSYANPAEKASLLAAGIAEAMNATAFGLIVAIPALVAFAVLQNRANVLADDMNQAALKAFNWLSYSFDPITSKAQASKAARHPEANA from the coding sequence ATGGAAATGCTATCGAAAATCGCAACAGCCTTCGAACATGGTGGATTCTGGATGTGGCCAATTCTTGGTTTCCAACTAGCATCGATCGCAATCATGATTGAGCGCGCAGTTGCACTCTTCGGTAAACGAAAAGTCAGCCAAATGACTTTTGTTTCAACTTTTGAAGATGCTGTTCGCCGTGGCGAAATGGAAACCGTCATTCAAAAAGCGGAAGCTGCAAAAGCAACTTCCCCTGTGGCACGTGCTGTCTCTGCTGGTGCAGTAGTCGCACGGTCGTTTGGTGGTCGCGAGGAAATTCAAGGTAAAATGGATGAAGTACTACTTCACGAAAACGCACTCCTCGATAAACGAGTCGGCTTCCTGGCGATGCTTGGTAACGTTGCGACACTGACTGGTCTGCTCGGTACGATCACGGGTATGATCAAATCGTTCGCTGCCGTATCTTACGCAAACCCAGCAGAGAAAGCTTCTTTGCTCGCGGCCGGGATCGCAGAAGCAATGAACGCGACCGCGTTTGGTCTTATCGTCGCCATTCCCGCACTTGTTGCCTTCGCTGTTCTTCAAAACCGCGCGAACGTTTTGGCGGACGATATGAACCAAGCGGCTCTGAAAGCATTTAACTGGTTGAGCTATTCTTTTGATCCAATCACGTCGAAAGCTCAGGCTAGCAAAGCTGCTCGTCATCCAGAAGCGAACGCTTAA
- a CDS encoding ATP-binding cassette domain-containing protein, translating to MKIDPGVRLGNYKITDYELEHLSFKYAAGGLVFDDVSMHLPIGRIMHVTGPSGHGQSTFLKILALLSTPIAGKIRVNSQPVSEMTFEEFLPWRIEIGYTFEGGGLLANRTLEENLILPHLYHNLSEPDDVKESIRKIAKRFKFEAFLDRRPAMVSGGLRKLITILRPVLLRPSFLLMDDPFSGLDPDTSRELEKLVLELRSNSEIETIYFTSRDETWPGRLSAQSLWVENGKLEIREFKKASGGL from the coding sequence ATGAAAATCGATCCCGGCGTTCGACTTGGGAATTACAAGATTACGGATTACGAATTGGAACATTTGAGCTTCAAGTACGCGGCAGGCGGCTTAGTTTTCGATGACGTTTCAATGCATCTTCCTATCGGTCGAATCATGCACGTGACTGGTCCCTCAGGACACGGTCAGTCGACGTTTCTAAAAATTTTGGCGCTCCTGAGTACGCCGATAGCTGGAAAGATCCGAGTCAATAGCCAGCCTGTTAGCGAAATGACTTTCGAAGAGTTTCTTCCTTGGAGAATTGAGATTGGCTACACGTTCGAAGGCGGTGGCTTACTTGCAAATCGAACATTGGAAGAGAATCTAATTTTGCCGCATTTGTATCATAATCTTTCTGAGCCCGATGACGTGAAGGAATCCATTCGAAAGATTGCAAAACGATTCAAATTTGAGGCTTTCTTGGACCGTAGACCCGCAATGGTGTCCGGTGGCTTAAGGAAACTGATCACAATCTTGCGTCCAGTGTTGTTGAGGCCAAGCTTCCTCTTAATGGATGATCCCTTTTCGGGATTGGATCCCGATACTTCTCGTGAGCTTGAAAAACTAGTCTTGGAGCTGAGATCGAACTCTGAAATAGAGACCATTTATTTTACCTCTCGGGACGAAACTTGGCCCGGGCGGTTAAGCGCTCAATCGCTTTGGGTTGAGAACGGAAAACTTGAAATTCGTGAATTTAAAAAAGCAAGTGGAGGGCTGTGA
- a CDS encoding organic solvent tolerance protein, whose translation MNQVTGVRILTFLGALILIGLVSFVALPQNAEAKDLSNRLGLGFKNQSSTELPGIAVQYWPGADLGLSASLGIDTQTNNSKFGAMLKLYRVIFPEDNLNFYLGAGAGILSLETAGNNESGFELMGFAGVEAFLAGLENVGFNFEFGTAITSISSGTRFRTLGDSPVRAGVTFYF comes from the coding sequence ATGAATCAAGTAACTGGAGTTCGGATCCTTACATTTTTGGGAGCACTGATTTTAATCGGCTTGGTATCTTTCGTAGCGCTACCGCAGAACGCTGAAGCCAAAGACCTCTCGAACCGACTAGGACTCGGATTTAAGAATCAATCCAGCACAGAACTTCCCGGAATTGCGGTTCAATATTGGCCAGGTGCCGACTTAGGGCTTTCAGCCTCCCTTGGAATCGACACACAAACAAACAACTCTAAATTTGGAGCGATGCTCAAACTTTACCGAGTGATTTTTCCCGAAGACAACTTGAACTTTTACCTTGGCGCAGGCGCAGGAATTTTAAGCCTTGAAACTGCGGGAAACAATGAATCCGGATTTGAGCTAATGGGTTTCGCTGGTGTCGAGGCGTTTCTCGCAGGACTCGAAAATGTCGGGTTTAATTTTGAGTTCGGAACGGCAATTACGTCTATTTCTTCCGGTACCCGATTCCGAACTTTGGGTGATTCTCCGGTAAGAGCCGGCGTAACGTTTTATTTTTGA
- a CDS encoding biopolymer transporter ExbD, with product MLNNSIVKMSAFHSIIHESSVLAPEGDKKHRNIVADLLLTALIDAFSILVIFLLMSFSSTGELLMVGKGMELPKASGDTLERNPVVKFEEGKLFLEDKEVTPNSLVQALLDLRKTHQENRPGEPFPEQLTVQADRRAKFEQLSAIVQASAQAGFSDIKFAVVMK from the coding sequence ATGTTAAACAACAGTATTGTTAAAATGTCGGCCTTCCATAGCATCATTCATGAGTCATCTGTATTGGCTCCTGAGGGTGATAAGAAGCATCGGAATATTGTCGCAGATTTGCTTCTAACGGCGCTGATTGATGCGTTTTCGATTCTCGTTATTTTCCTTCTGATGAGCTTCTCGTCAACTGGCGAACTTTTGATGGTAGGAAAAGGGATGGAGCTTCCGAAAGCGAGTGGCGACACGCTTGAGCGAAACCCAGTTGTGAAATTTGAAGAGGGAAAGCTCTTTCTTGAAGATAAAGAAGTGACGCCTAACAGTTTGGTTCAGGCACTTTTGGATCTCCGTAAAACTCATCAAGAAAATCGTCCAGGAGAGCCGTTCCCTGAGCAGTTGACTGTTCAGGCGGATCGTCGCGCGAAGTTCGAACAGCTAAGTGCCATTGTTCAGGCATCGGCCCAAGCGGGCTTCAGTGATATCAAGTTTGCCGTCGTGATGAAGTGA
- a CDS encoding ABC transporter permease, giving the protein MNALLRHADSIGAGCFDFFRYIHSLGVLAYLSIRSAFYTANVMKSATGIPALHGLRQVFAVVSAQIYFTGWQAMPLITVLALAAGGVSILQSSAQLSLVGGTGMLGNVMVMIIVRELAPLITALIVIARSGTAVASEIGNMRVNREIEALEVMGINPLSYIVFPRVVGGVISVVCLAFYFDAIALVGGFFVSRALHNLPFAFYFESLSNAFTASDLILFAVKNGFSGLIIFVVACFQGLSVQMSSHEVPQVTTKAVVHSIIAVTSFNLLVSIVFYLNELARLGLI; this is encoded by the coding sequence ATGAATGCTCTTCTTCGACATGCAGATTCTATTGGCGCTGGTTGCTTTGATTTCTTCCGGTACATCCATTCACTTGGAGTGCTCGCTTATCTCAGCATTCGTTCTGCCTTCTATACCGCCAATGTCATGAAATCGGCCACGGGTATACCTGCTCTTCATGGCCTTCGGCAGGTCTTTGCTGTGGTATCTGCGCAAATTTATTTTACCGGTTGGCAGGCAATGCCACTGATCACCGTTCTTGCGTTGGCAGCAGGCGGCGTATCCATTCTTCAGTCCTCCGCGCAGCTTTCCCTGGTCGGTGGAACTGGAATGCTTGGCAATGTCATGGTGATGATTATTGTCCGTGAACTTGCTCCTTTGATTACCGCGCTCATCGTGATCGCGAGATCTGGGACGGCGGTTGCCAGTGAAATCGGAAACATGCGGGTTAATCGAGAGATCGAAGCTTTAGAAGTGATGGGAATTAACCCATTGTCCTATATCGTATTCCCTCGAGTTGTCGGCGGCGTGATTAGCGTTGTCTGTTTAGCCTTTTATTTTGATGCGATCGCGCTGGTCGGCGGGTTCTTTGTTAGCCGAGCACTTCACAATCTGCCGTTTGCGTTTTATTTCGAATCGCTTTCGAACGCTTTTACCGCGTCGGACCTGATCCTGTTTGCTGTTAAAAACGGATTTTCTGGCCTGATCATTTTTGTGGTTGCCTGCTTTCAAGGGTTGTCGGTGCAGATGAGCTCGCATGAGGTTCCACAGGTAACTACGAAAGCTGTTGTTCATTCGATCATCGCAGTGACGTCGTTTAACTTGCTTGTGTCGATCGTGTTTTATTTGAACGAACTTGCAAGATTAGGCCTTATATGA
- a CDS encoding biopolymer transporter ExbD, which produces MSKKHKHLEFEINLIPAIDLLSVCICFLLLTAVWLHVGALNVKQAVGGQPASETAKKPTVWVQINGQGDVALDVRDARVPAKLAKAKVPGKEGKPDLEALKALALELKSAEPTLTTVLIQPQAATVYEAIIDVMDSFKKQGMIDLGVSPL; this is translated from the coding sequence ATGAGCAAGAAGCACAAGCATCTCGAGTTCGAAATTAACCTGATTCCTGCAATCGATCTTTTGTCGGTTTGTATCTGCTTTCTTCTTTTGACGGCAGTCTGGCTTCATGTTGGCGCGCTTAACGTCAAGCAAGCGGTCGGTGGTCAACCGGCCAGCGAAACTGCGAAGAAGCCAACTGTTTGGGTTCAGATCAATGGCCAAGGGGATGTGGCTCTCGATGTCCGCGACGCCCGTGTCCCGGCGAAATTGGCAAAAGCAAAAGTACCAGGAAAAGAAGGTAAGCCCGATCTTGAGGCCTTAAAGGCATTGGCTCTGGAACTAAAGTCGGCTGAGCCGACGCTAACCACGGTACTGATTCAGCCACAGGCCGCAACAGTATATGAGGCCATTATTGATGTGATGGACTCATTCAAGAAGCAGGGAATGATCGACCTAGGAGTTTCGCCGCTCTAA
- a CDS encoding reactive intermediate/imine deaminase (has endoribonuclease activity on mRNA): MANVKVHVSQQAPAPIGPYSQAVEVNGLMFCSGQIPLDPVSGAMVGNTVGEQAEQVMANIKAVLGSADLTLASIVKTTIFLTDMADFQAVNEVYAKHMGTTKPARSTIAVLALPKGAKVEIEVLAAR, from the coding sequence ATGGCAAATGTAAAGGTTCATGTTTCGCAACAGGCACCGGCACCAATCGGACCTTACTCTCAGGCTGTTGAAGTGAACGGCCTCATGTTTTGTTCTGGCCAAATACCCTTGGATCCAGTTTCAGGGGCGATGGTTGGCAACACGGTCGGCGAGCAAGCCGAGCAGGTTATGGCCAACATAAAGGCTGTACTTGGATCGGCGGATCTTACTTTGGCAAGTATCGTCAAAACGACGATCTTCCTCACTGATATGGCTGATTTTCAAGCAGTCAACGAGGTCTACGCGAAACACATGGGCACTACTAAGCCGGCTCGTTCGACAATCGCGGTGCTCGCACTTCCAAAGGGTGCGAAAGTAGAAATCGAAGTCCTCGCAGCTCGGTGA
- a CDS encoding outer membrane beta-barrel domain-containing protein, whose amino-acid sequence MKSSNSLTKALSIAATLMLATLTVEISAAADLLKDFDTLGGNDVLLEKAQALNPDAQIRIVQDRVVNRRRRLELSPEFSSVIGGDAYNTTSNIGLNAHYHFTPQWSVGLKYNYSFNQLRQEGEYLLTDTSINGKAQIPQIDFPKQHAMMVINWYPIYGKMNLYDLGVVHFDVYALAGAGQMELKSGPTTSYTGGGGIGFWVSQHLSTRLELRYEGYSAKRFTGDTNMNTTVAGIQIGYML is encoded by the coding sequence ATGAAAAGTTCAAACAGCCTTACCAAAGCTCTCTCGATAGCGGCGACCCTGATGCTAGCAACTTTGACGGTTGAAATTTCGGCGGCGGCAGATCTTCTAAAAGACTTCGATACCCTTGGTGGTAACGATGTTCTGCTGGAAAAAGCTCAAGCGCTAAATCCAGACGCACAAATTCGCATCGTCCAGGACCGGGTTGTCAATCGACGACGACGACTGGAACTTTCGCCTGAGTTTTCTTCTGTAATTGGCGGCGATGCCTACAACACGACGTCAAACATCGGTTTGAACGCTCACTATCACTTCACTCCTCAGTGGAGCGTGGGACTTAAGTATAACTACTCGTTCAATCAATTGCGCCAAGAGGGTGAGTACCTCCTTACTGACACTTCGATCAATGGGAAGGCTCAGATCCCACAAATCGACTTCCCTAAGCAACATGCGATGATGGTGATCAACTGGTACCCCATCTATGGGAAAATGAATTTGTATGATCTAGGCGTCGTTCATTTTGATGTTTATGCCCTCGCAGGTGCCGGACAAATGGAGCTCAAATCTGGTCCCACAACCTCCTACACCGGCGGTGGCGGGATTGGTTTCTGGGTCTCTCAGCATCTTTCGACTCGCTTAGAGCTTCGCTATGAAGGTTACTCGGCGAAGCGTTTTACCGGTGATACGAATATGAATACGACTGTTGCAGGTATTCAGATCGGCTACATGCTATGA
- a CDS encoding YdcF family protein: MISNWQPATGWIKRRRLELLAIFFIVSLLIGWRTYVEIQAVVQTPIHSWVLDQSADCAVVLTGGSGRVKEGMDLLARRAVRKLIVSGVNPQAEWREIFPNWAYYQDVQESDIVLERRSRTTFGNAQQTLAVVEALGCRDLLVITSQLHLRRALRTFRAEFEDRMPVDGRAVAAGPGDSDLGEVLVEVFKSLFYGLWAY, from the coding sequence ATGATTTCGAACTGGCAGCCCGCCACAGGCTGGATTAAGAGGCGGCGCCTTGAGCTCCTGGCAATCTTTTTTATCGTAAGCCTGCTTATTGGCTGGCGAACATATGTCGAGATTCAAGCGGTTGTACAGACACCCATTCATTCTTGGGTGCTTGATCAAAGCGCTGACTGTGCTGTCGTCCTTACCGGCGGGTCTGGTCGTGTGAAGGAGGGGATGGATCTCCTTGCTAGGCGAGCAGTGAGGAAACTCATTGTATCGGGGGTCAACCCACAAGCCGAGTGGCGGGAAATTTTCCCGAACTGGGCATACTATCAAGACGTCCAGGAATCCGATATCGTTTTAGAGCGTAGATCGCGAACGACATTCGGGAATGCACAGCAAACTTTGGCAGTTGTCGAAGCTTTGGGTTGCCGTGATCTTCTGGTGATCACTTCGCAGCTGCATTTACGTCGGGCGCTTAGAACCTTTCGCGCCGAGTTTGAGGACCGTATGCCAGTCGATGGCCGCGCTGTCGCAGCTGGACCTGGCGACTCTGACTTAGGAGAGGTTTTGGTCGAGGTATTTAAGTCGCTCTTTTATGGACTCTGGGCCTACTAG
- the lepB gene encoding signal peptidase I has product MKRVIGLPGDQISYSEDGILSVNSQAVDETGYETKLSIESRPRAFGPVIVPQDRFFMMGDNRDNS; this is encoded by the coding sequence ATTAAACGCGTCATCGGGTTGCCGGGAGATCAGATTTCGTATTCCGAAGACGGAATATTATCAGTCAATAGTCAGGCGGTTGATGAAACCGGCTACGAAACTAAACTGAGCATTGAGTCGCGACCACGCGCCTTCGGACCAGTCATTGTTCCTCAAGACCGGTTTTTTATGATGGGTGACAATCGCGATAATTCTTGA
- a CDS encoding ABC transporter permease yields MLELDFFKQFLLSRRAGSLVRTIAWLSIVSVSIGVFALVVVVSVMNGFHDSIRKRLLAAEPHLVVNLATAPSSGFGISDQAFNFVKAEGGEFDLIDRQDVVIRTSDGVFSGAEARGLEATAIARLVRAVDEANQTEKPSSYDIPKSESDFLEMAPGEIMMGAELARGLGIFEGDRITVIAPEALLLPPGEAPRFERLTVKRLLTTNVADLDGKLFLYSRNKSLKGLGATASRRTDVEIWLKQAASARSLKSEILARDASLTVQNVQTWEERNSALFHALRLEIFSIGLFLSLSTMIAGFSIVTVLLILITQKRKEIGLLMSMGLSRVKTRQLFTRLGMLLSSVGILSGALLGVVVCLFIDSLDTSILPEFYYDTTIPAKLNLWFVFGVVAFAMCLAFLASYIPARRITELEPADALMSRHRNREAHL; encoded by the coding sequence ATGCTTGAGCTAGATTTTTTCAAACAGTTTCTTCTCAGTCGTCGCGCCGGTTCTTTGGTGAGAACAATTGCATGGCTTTCTATCGTGAGTGTTTCCATCGGGGTTTTTGCGCTGGTGGTTGTCGTTAGCGTGATGAATGGGTTTCATGATTCCATCCGAAAGCGACTCCTGGCTGCAGAGCCACACTTAGTTGTAAATTTGGCTACTGCCCCGAGTTCTGGCTTTGGGATATCTGATCAAGCCTTCAATTTTGTAAAAGCTGAGGGTGGAGAGTTCGACCTCATCGACCGGCAAGATGTTGTTATTCGCACTTCTGACGGCGTGTTTTCAGGAGCCGAGGCGAGGGGACTTGAAGCTACTGCGATCGCTAGGCTTGTTCGTGCCGTCGACGAGGCGAACCAAACCGAAAAGCCTTCAAGCTACGATATTCCAAAATCTGAATCAGATTTCTTAGAGATGGCGCCAGGCGAGATTATGATGGGTGCTGAACTTGCTCGCGGTCTTGGAATTTTCGAGGGTGATCGTATTACCGTCATTGCTCCAGAGGCTTTGCTGCTTCCGCCCGGCGAGGCGCCTCGCTTTGAACGCTTGACGGTGAAGCGTCTTTTGACGACCAACGTAGCGGATTTAGATGGAAAACTATTTCTTTATTCTCGGAATAAGTCGCTGAAGGGTTTAGGCGCGACAGCTTCCAGGAGAACAGATGTCGAGATCTGGCTGAAGCAAGCGGCAAGCGCACGAAGTTTAAAGAGCGAAATCCTGGCACGCGATGCAAGTCTTACGGTTCAAAACGTTCAAACTTGGGAAGAGCGGAACTCAGCGTTGTTTCATGCGCTTAGGTTAGAGATATTTTCGATTGGATTGTTCTTGTCCTTATCGACAATGATTGCGGGATTCTCCATTGTAACGGTCCTCCTCATCCTGATCACACAGAAACGAAAAGAAATTGGCTTGTTAATGAGTATGGGATTATCGCGAGTTAAAACTCGCCAGCTGTTTACCCGTCTTGGAATGCTCCTGAGCTCGGTGGGGATTTTGTCGGGGGCTTTGTTAGGCGTCGTAGTCTGCCTTTTTATCGATTCGTTGGATACTTCGATTTTGCCTGAATTTTACTACGATACGACTATTCCCGCGAAACTTAATCTGTGGTTTGTCTTCGGCGTCGTCGCTTTTGCGATGTGTTTGGCTTTTTTGGCTAGCTATATTCCGGCAAGAAGAATTACTGAACTAGAGCCAGCCGACGCGCTTATGTCGCGACATCGAAATCGCGAAGCGCATCTGTAA
- a CDS encoding VWA domain-containing protein, whose translation MKRSYAVSVFTVMATSIALMMSACSPASPKLVPLPLVKKERVRNTGGSKVSFNRAVDILFVVDDSGSMGEHQTSLAQNVKLFTQGIWANQILDFHIAVTSSNMDSDPYQPKPGYGWKGELNGVTKYVTRNTPNGQRELESNLLIGTEGSGSETFFTPVKAALTAPMVQGPNKGFFRQDAYLAVIFVTDSDDQSNLNAQDFFKFLVNLKGGDPSKVIAYGVYIPNVDKTCNRSSENLPNKLEEFFGLAKAQTLGLCDPDYGMKLSELGADLVRRVGSVLYLSRPPQPDTIFVTFGSQMLPNDPKKGWVFDPVRNALVFGDEIDLQPEPQGTQVDVDFTAAAEFDGVE comes from the coding sequence GTGAAACGATCTTATGCAGTTTCAGTTTTCACGGTGATGGCTACATCTATCGCGCTCATGATGAGTGCCTGCTCACCAGCGTCTCCAAAATTAGTCCCACTTCCGTTGGTGAAAAAGGAACGGGTTCGCAACACGGGCGGATCAAAAGTTTCTTTTAATCGCGCAGTCGATATTTTGTTCGTCGTGGACGATTCTGGGTCGATGGGTGAACATCAGACGAGTTTGGCGCAGAACGTAAAGCTATTTACCCAAGGGATTTGGGCGAATCAAATCTTGGATTTTCACATCGCTGTTACGTCTTCCAATATGGACTCTGATCCGTATCAGCCCAAACCGGGCTATGGGTGGAAGGGTGAGCTGAACGGTGTAACAAAGTACGTGACTCGAAACACCCCCAACGGGCAGCGAGAGCTCGAATCTAATTTGTTAATTGGCACCGAAGGTTCCGGAAGTGAGACTTTCTTTACTCCGGTTAAGGCTGCTTTGACGGCTCCGATGGTTCAAGGTCCGAACAAAGGATTTTTCCGTCAAGATGCTTATCTTGCGGTGATTTTCGTTACCGATTCTGATGATCAGTCGAACCTCAATGCCCAGGATTTCTTTAAGTTTTTGGTTAATTTGAAAGGTGGCGACCCATCGAAGGTCATCGCCTACGGAGTTTATATTCCGAACGTCGATAAGACCTGCAATCGATCGAGCGAAAATCTGCCGAACAAGCTCGAGGAGTTTTTTGGGTTGGCAAAGGCGCAAACTCTTGGTCTTTGTGATCCAGATTATGGAATGAAGTTATCGGAACTTGGGGCAGACCTGGTTCGTCGTGTCGGGAGCGTGCTTTACTTGTCGCGACCACCGCAACCCGATACGATCTTCGTGACGTTTGGTTCACAAATGCTGCCGAATGATCCGAAAAAAGGTTGGGTCTTCGATCCAGTTCGGAATGCCTTGGTTTTTGGAGATGAAATTGATCTTCAGCCAGAACCACAGGGAACTCAGGTGGACGTCGACTTCACAGCAGCTGCCGAATTTGATGGGGTAGAATAG
- a CDS encoding MCE family protein, translating into MKVKFNRFERVAGIFVLVAFSGILAFGVAVAIQKGFFEKKVTLQTALESADGVREGTAVTMQGLRIGQVESVELVSAQEVKVTFKMSHKYLDKVRADSVVRAIRPFIIGEKSLDVTIGSSEAAPAVEMAMLKSVPTTDIMDLISGRTLGSSVEMLGRMAENLKFVAEAFVDPKRSQALVRMFDDLSPLLRNASSLTGEANGLLKAVNKDKQLVTVVNNLVAITSEVHKAMPEVTKHSPEMLGHLSKIARNMAVLTDELQKTLPIMQKLAPEIPRASERALEALDETVVTLKALQKSFLLRGSAAEVREEEALSRAANEKQKEKQTEKQNESRVPAAEGATP; encoded by the coding sequence ATGAAGGTCAAATTCAATCGATTTGAACGAGTGGCTGGGATCTTCGTTTTGGTCGCTTTTTCGGGAATATTGGCGTTTGGAGTCGCTGTCGCTATACAAAAAGGTTTTTTCGAAAAGAAAGTCACTTTGCAAACCGCTCTTGAAAGTGCAGATGGTGTGCGCGAAGGAACCGCGGTCACTATGCAGGGTCTTCGAATTGGGCAGGTGGAGTCCGTCGAACTAGTTTCTGCACAAGAGGTGAAGGTCACCTTCAAGATGAGTCACAAGTATTTAGATAAAGTCCGGGCCGATAGTGTCGTTCGTGCGATCCGTCCATTTATCATCGGAGAGAAGTCTTTAGACGTTACAATCGGAAGTAGCGAAGCCGCGCCTGCTGTCGAAATGGCGATGTTAAAATCCGTACCGACAACTGACATTATGGATTTGATTAGTGGGCGGACACTTGGATCTTCGGTCGAAATGCTTGGCCGAATGGCTGAGAACTTAAAATTTGTTGCTGAGGCATTTGTAGATCCGAAGCGGTCGCAAGCCCTGGTGCGAATGTTCGATGACCTTTCTCCTTTGTTGCGAAATGCTTCCAGCCTTACGGGTGAAGCAAACGGCTTGCTGAAAGCGGTTAACAAAGACAAACAGTTAGTGACAGTCGTGAACAATCTCGTTGCGATTACGAGCGAGGTCCACAAGGCGATGCCGGAAGTAACAAAGCACTCGCCTGAAATGCTCGGCCATTTGTCAAAAATCGCAAGAAACATGGCGGTGCTTACAGACGAACTACAGAAGACACTGCCTATAATGCAAAAGCTAGCGCCAGAAATTCCTCGAGCAAGCGAACGCGCGCTGGAAGCCTTGGATGAAACGGTTGTTACTCTTAAAGCTCTTCAGAAATCATTTCTTTTGCGTGGCTCTGCCGCAGAGGTGCGTGAAGAGGAAGCGTTAAGTCGTGCCGCCAACGAGAAACAAAAAGAAAAACAAACAGAGAAGCAAAATGAATCGCGAGTTCCTGCCGCCGAAGGTGCGACGCCGTGA